A portion of the Bacteroidota bacterium genome contains these proteins:
- a CDS encoding SLC13 family permease, producing the protein MDKKKLRLFNLLFGPLLFVIVYLVDIHGLSHEGKAVLACTLWVAWWWITEAVELAITSLIPIILFPLSGALPIKTTSAEYGNPFIFLFMGGFMIGLAIEKWNLHIRIAFTIIQKIGTRERSVLLGFMVATAFISMWISNTATVVMMLPIGMSVVTRFEGDTQFGKSLMLGIAYAASIGGIATLIGTPPNIILAGVLKESAGIEISFFHWMLFATPFSFILLMICWWFLSRNLKREVGHNMNIQSEELGKISTPEKRVLLVFSTVAFFWITRTFLWNKLIPELDDTLIALVGAILLFIIPSGQSGDKLLNWHSAKKLPWDVLLIFGAGLAIAKGFSETDLTQWMAHHFANVNTFPWLILLMVIAAINFLTEITSNTATASILLPILYSMSSSLQISPLALLVGAALASSCAFMLPVATPPNAIVFSSGEIRMKDMIRAGFFLNITSIILIYAFVELMLGVLS; encoded by the coding sequence ATGGACAAAAAGAAACTACGCTTATTTAATCTTTTGTTTGGTCCCCTGCTTTTTGTAATAGTTTACTTAGTGGATATACACGGACTTTCGCATGAAGGGAAGGCAGTATTAGCATGTACGCTCTGGGTGGCATGGTGGTGGATTACGGAGGCTGTAGAATTGGCAATTACTTCTTTGATTCCCATTATTTTATTTCCGCTCTCAGGCGCGCTGCCAATAAAAACAACTTCTGCAGAATATGGAAACCCATTTATTTTCCTTTTCATGGGCGGATTTATGATTGGTTTAGCAATCGAAAAATGGAACCTGCATATACGTATTGCTTTTACTATTATTCAGAAAATAGGTACTCGAGAACGCAGTGTTTTATTGGGTTTTATGGTTGCCACAGCATTTATTTCCATGTGGATTTCAAACACTGCAACGGTCGTAATGATGCTTCCTATCGGAATGTCAGTTGTTACACGTTTTGAAGGAGATACTCAGTTTGGAAAAAGTCTCATGCTCGGAATCGCTTATGCAGCATCTATTGGAGGTATAGCGACACTGATTGGTACACCGCCTAACATCATATTAGCAGGTGTACTTAAAGAATCAGCAGGGATTGAAATTTCTTTTTTTCACTGGATGCTGTTTGCCACGCCATTCAGCTTTATTTTGTTGATGATTTGCTGGTGGTTTTTGAGCAGAAATCTCAAAAGAGAAGTAGGACACAATATGAACATTCAATCAGAAGAATTAGGCAAAATATCTACACCTGAAAAGAGGGTACTCTTAGTATTTAGTACGGTCGCATTCTTTTGGATAACCCGAACATTTTTATGGAACAAACTTATTCCGGAACTTGATGACACCTTAATAGCGTTGGTCGGAGCCATTCTATTATTTATTATTCCGTCCGGACAAAGCGGAGACAAGCTATTGAATTGGCATTCTGCTAAAAAACTTCCATGGGATGTGCTTTTGATTTTTGGGGCTGGTTTGGCGATTGCTAAGGGTTTCTCAGAAACAGACCTTACCCAATGGATGGCTCATCACTTTGCCAATGTTAACACATTTCCATGGTTGATTTTGCTAATGGTTATTGCTGCAATTAATTTCTTGACCGAAATTACGTCCAATACCGCCACAGCAAGCATTTTATTGCCTATTCTTTACTCCATGAGTTCTTCATTGCAAATCAGTCCGCTTGCATTGCTGGTGGGTGCAGCGCTTGCTTCGAGTTGTGCTTTTATGTTGCCGGTTGCAACACCGCCCAACGCGATTGTATTCAGCAGTGGTGAAATCAGAATGAAAGACATGATCCGAGCGGGATTTTTTCTCAATATCACATCTATTATATTGATTTATGCGTTTGTGGAACTGATGCTTGGCGTATTGAGCTAA